A genomic window from Terrirubrum flagellatum includes:
- a CDS encoding 2-oxoacid:acceptor oxidoreductase family protein: protein MHRFGIPLRWAATKNAPREAALELDILISGIGGQGVQLVGKVLALAATAMGRHVMLSGDYGGQMRGGSTVATLVIGDQRLRALPIIPSAGCAIALHHKFWENVGPRLRPGSLVVAEDGIAGDLPDMARHRLLRIPATEIALAAGNRMAAGMAIMGAFAALTDSVTIEALVTAMAEQIPPYRRQHIETNEKAIRAGAAHALAMQEAAA from the coding sequence ATGCGCCTCGGGAGGCGGCCCTGGAGCTCGACATCCTCATCTCCGGCATTGGCGGTCAGGGCGTGCAACTCGTCGGCAAGGTGCTCGCTCTCGCCGCCACGGCGATGGGCCGTCATGTCATGCTGTCCGGCGACTATGGCGGGCAGATGCGCGGCGGCTCGACGGTGGCGACGCTCGTCATCGGCGATCAGCGGTTGCGCGCGCTGCCGATCATCCCCTCGGCCGGTTGCGCGATCGCGCTGCATCACAAGTTCTGGGAGAATGTCGGCCCGCGATTGCGGCCCGGTTCTCTTGTCGTCGCCGAAGATGGAATCGCCGGCGATCTCCCTGATATGGCGCGGCATCGCCTCCTGCGCATTCCGGCGACGGAGATCGCGCTTGCGGCGGGCAATCGCATGGCGGCGGGAATGGCGATCATGGGCGCGTTCGCCGCGTTGACTGACTCTGTGACGATCGAGGCGCTTGTCACGGCGATGGCCGAGCAGATTCCGCCCTATCGTCGCCAGCATATCGAGACCAACGAGAAGGCGATCCGCGCCGGCGCCGCGCATGCGCTCGCCATGCAGGAGGCGGCGGCGTGA
- a CDS encoding 4Fe-4S dicluster domain-containing protein produces the protein MSERTITRGALVIAADRCKGCELCIPACPPRVLSMSKQVNALGYPYPELSPGCTGCTACQQVCPDFVFEVFKLREPVVSDAPSAEANAWR, from the coding sequence GTGAGCGAACGCACCATCACGCGCGGCGCGCTCGTGATCGCCGCCGATCGCTGCAAGGGCTGCGAGCTCTGCATTCCCGCCTGCCCGCCGCGCGTGCTGTCAATGTCGAAGCAGGTGAACGCGCTGGGTTATCCCTATCCCGAGCTTTCGCCGGGTTGCACCGGCTGCACGGCCTGCCAACAGGTCTGTCCCGATTTCGTGTTCGAGGTCTTCAAGCTGCGCGAGCCTGTGGTCTCCGACGCGCCTTCAGCGGAGGCAAACGCATGGCGATGA
- a CDS encoding thiamine pyrophosphate-dependent enzyme — protein MSVIDTIAPPEAPSQKVASFKPRLLQSEEHGLCPGCGEPVAIRTVLEVIEELQLAERNIAILGHGCYGSFVMLLDVDSTLCLHGRAPATATGVKRMRPECAVWTLQGDGDMVNEGLAEILHATARAENITCIMLNNGVFGDTGGQMTAASVLGQRTKNSIDGRDAAYHGYPIPVANLVASLQGSAYVARGSVHSAAAVAQTRKFVRKAFQRQLEGKGLSLVEILTMCPTGWFVPAANGADYMMESLGKTYPLGELKDVGEV, from the coding sequence ATGAGCGTCATCGACACCATCGCCCCGCCCGAGGCGCCGAGCCAGAAGGTCGCATCGTTCAAGCCGCGCCTGCTGCAATCGGAAGAGCACGGGCTCTGCCCCGGTTGCGGCGAGCCGGTCGCGATCCGCACCGTGCTCGAAGTGATCGAGGAATTGCAGCTCGCCGAACGCAACATCGCGATCCTCGGCCATGGCTGCTACGGCTCCTTTGTCATGCTGCTCGATGTGGATTCGACATTGTGTCTGCATGGCCGCGCGCCGGCGACCGCGACGGGCGTGAAACGCATGAGGCCGGAATGCGCGGTGTGGACGCTTCAGGGCGACGGCGACATGGTCAATGAGGGCCTCGCCGAAATCCTGCACGCCACGGCGCGCGCGGAGAACATCACCTGCATCATGCTGAACAATGGCGTGTTCGGCGACACCGGCGGCCAGATGACGGCCGCCTCCGTGCTGGGGCAACGCACCAAAAACAGCATCGACGGGCGCGACGCCGCCTATCACGGCTATCCCATTCCCGTCGCCAATCTCGTCGCGTCGCTGCAGGGTTCCGCCTATGTCGCGCGCGGTTCGGTCCATAGCGCCGCGGCCGTGGCGCAGACGCGGAAATTCGTGCGCAAGGCGTTCCAGCGGCAGCTTGAAGGCAAGGGCCTCTCACTCGTCGAAATCCTGACGATGTGCCCGACAGGATGGTTCGTGCCCGCCGCGAATGGCGCGGATTACATGATGGAGTCGCTGGGCAAGACCTATCCGCTCGGCGAACTCAAGGATGTCGGCGAAGTCTAG
- a CDS encoding class I adenylate-forming enzyme family protein: MARLIGRILDLAANATPNAIAATFGDRVVTFAEADRAANRMARALLELGVRRGDRVIVWCDASLRAFELFFATQRIGAVFAPINPEFSLDEALACILYARPRLLIADPRHATIAEAAAQRASVELATFGGSSVTPGRDLEEGARRASDQAIAQEIDEEDIHAMFFTSGSTGQPKGVMLSHRASFIRSYQGNSRSEVSGGAGEVCTFPFFHWAGWNYLLASWAHRRPLHIPMRLDGDAILSEVERWCASILYCIPALWERVLAADRKFDSSSLHYTFTGTSRIDPVLIARIRDRFPVAQCGVLYGSTEFGLGLGIADADISRKPGSVGLPPPGKEARIVDGELQLRSDSMMSGYFELAEQTRAVFDDGWYLTGDLAERDADGYFTITGRRRDVIRSAGETIAPAEVEEALGSFPGVAEVAVIGVPDNAWGELICAAVVLAPGAAQPSLDLLRAHVDGRLAAFKHPRRLVIVDALPRTAATNQIMRARVRDELLAGSAIA; the protein is encoded by the coding sequence ATGGCGCGTCTGATCGGCCGCATTCTCGATCTCGCGGCAAACGCGACGCCGAACGCGATCGCCGCGACCTTCGGCGATCGCGTCGTGACTTTCGCGGAGGCGGATCGGGCGGCGAACAGGATGGCGCGCGCCTTGCTCGAACTCGGCGTCAGGCGCGGCGACCGCGTGATCGTCTGGTGCGACGCATCGTTGCGCGCTTTTGAACTCTTTTTCGCGACACAGAGGATCGGTGCCGTCTTCGCGCCGATCAATCCGGAATTTTCATTGGATGAAGCGCTTGCCTGCATTCTCTATGCGAGGCCGCGGCTGCTGATTGCCGATCCGCGCCATGCGACGATCGCGGAGGCTGCGGCGCAGCGCGCCAGCGTCGAGCTTGCGACATTCGGCGGAAGCAGTGTGACGCCCGGTCGCGATCTCGAAGAGGGCGCGCGCCGCGCCTCCGATCAAGCGATCGCGCAGGAGATCGACGAGGAAGATATCCATGCGATGTTCTTCACCAGCGGCAGCACCGGCCAGCCGAAAGGCGTGATGCTGTCGCATCGCGCGAGTTTCATCCGCTCCTATCAGGGAAATTCGCGCTCCGAGGTTTCCGGCGGCGCGGGCGAAGTCTGCACCTTTCCTTTCTTCCACTGGGCCGGCTGGAATTATCTGCTTGCGTCATGGGCGCATCGTCGCCCACTGCATATTCCGATGCGGCTCGACGGCGATGCGATCCTGTCCGAGGTCGAGCGCTGGTGCGCCTCGATCCTCTACTGCATTCCGGCGCTGTGGGAGCGCGTGCTTGCGGCGGATCGAAAATTCGATTCATCGTCGCTTCACTACACTTTCACGGGAACATCGCGCATCGATCCCGTGCTGATCGCGCGCATTCGCGATCGCTTTCCCGTTGCGCAATGCGGCGTGCTCTATGGTTCGACAGAATTTGGTCTGGGCCTCGGCATCGCCGACGCTGATATCAGCCGCAAGCCCGGAAGCGTGGGGTTGCCGCCGCCTGGCAAGGAGGCGCGCATCGTCGACGGCGAATTGCAGCTTCGTTCCGACTCCATGATGTCGGGCTATTTCGAGCTGGCGGAGCAGACGCGCGCCGTGTTCGACGATGGCTGGTATTTGACCGGCGATCTCGCGGAGCGCGACGCGGATGGATATTTCACCATCACCGGCCGTCGTCGCGACGTGATCCGCTCGGCTGGCGAGACGATCGCCCCCGCCGAAGTCGAGGAAGCTCTTGGCTCCTTTCCCGGCGTCGCCGAAGTCGCCGTGATCGGCGTGCCCGACAACGCCTGGGGCGAATTGATCTGCGCCGCCGTGGTGCTGGCGCCAGGCGCCGCGCAGCCCAGCCTCGATCTCCTGCGCGCCCATGTCGATGGCCGGCTCGCGGCCTTCAAGCATCCGCGGCGGCTTGTGATCGTCGATGCGCTGCCGCGCACGGCCGCAACCAATCAGATCATGCGCGCGCGCGTTCGCGACGAACTGCTCGCCGGCAGCGCAATCGCCTAG